The genomic stretch ATCATTATGCTCTCGCAGGTTTTGGCGGATGTAGGATACCCATACACCTTGAATGAAGCCGCCATTATATGAACAAAGACGTGACCAAAAGCGCAAGCGCAAATAAGAGACGGAATGTCTTTTGGGCTGGTCAATACTATCATCTTGAGGACAATTCTTCTGCCCCTCCTCGCCTCTTTGACAAAGTTTGCCACGGTCTTATGAAGGTCGCAAGAGCTTCAAATTAAAGAGACACTGAATAGAGGATGAATCACATCGGCAAAGAGCATGGGTTAGATATTACTATTCGAACGAGCTCGCTTGTTCATTTTTACTTGGGCGCTGTGGGTTACAGCCTGCGGTGTAGCAGTTGTATTATACATGAGTTACATAGGTAGCCAGCAGCCCACGCCTACGTGGTTTCTGCTTCATGAAAGATGGCGCTCAATTTTATAGGGAGGCTATTTCCCTTTCATACTGACTCGTTCCACGTCGTCTTCATACCAAGTTGTGGTGATTCCACACATGGCCTATCGTGATTTATATCAACAAAACTCCAAGTCAAAAAATTGCCTGACTCCATTAATGCCTGGAAAAGTCTACCGTGTCCTCTTTTATAACCACATCGTATATGAGTAACCAAACGTGAAACTTGGAATCAGCCAAGTATGAGCTCGTAAAGAATAATAACAGAGTTGACGAAAATCAGTGGCACTAGGATGGCGTTAGTGTCTGGTCGTATGATACAGTGCAACGTCCTCTCCATATGTGTTGCACTATGTGAATTTCGAGATTGGACGTACTCCTCATTATGGTTCGAACGCTCGCGATGAGGTTAatgatcttggctttgacgcTGGCATCGGGGCCAGCACCAAACGCAGGGTCATATGATGCGGGTGAAAGATTGACTGAACAGAATATGTCAGATAAATCATGCGCGGATACAGAGAGACTCGGGGTTAGGGTGATTCGTACTGCGCGCGAGGAATCGATCTTCGGAAAGGACAGCGACGGCATTGATGAGGAGAATGCAGACTGCGAGGTGAATTAGTAGATGCGCATCGGGGAAGGGAATTAGCGTGTTTCCTACCATAGAGAAAACTTCCAAAGAACCACATCTTGGGCGACGACGTTGATCGTGGCGAAAGGGTTGGATTTGGCAGTTGAAAGTAGACGATGATGTGTAACTATCTGCCTCCCTACCTTAGCTATGGATCCTCGACCTGGCTTGTAGTGCCTGCCTGGCTAATAAGCAGGTACGTACCCATATATCGCAGCTGCCATCGTGGCTTAAACAGCTACAGGTACTCCTGCCCCTACCCGGGGAAGGAAACACTGCGGGGGATTGGTTAGGCCGATCCGAAGACCCCTAAAGAGGTAGGTTGAGCTCTGGAGTCAATGAAGGAGCAGATGCGATCGCGAGTActctattttttttataaagttaaaataaaatgaGGCATGTTTCTTCATTCATGCTTTGCATTTGGTCTTTTTGAAATAACTTCAACTTTTGCGCTCCGCGAAACAAATATCATCATACATCAAACTCCGAGCTAAAGCAGTAGCTCTCTCGTTGAGGGAGCTCTCACTATTAtcagccaagatgaagacatcAGGTATGGTCACATTAGTTCTTCCAATGCACTTTTTTATTCAGAAACGCGAACCTGATACTTAGTAGATATCATATTGACATGCCTCCTCATCACTATTCCGCTCACTCATCTTCTCGTATCTCCATacaccaaggtcgaggagtcGTTCAATATCCAAGCAGTACACGACATCCTCGTCTACGGAACGCCTACCAAAGATGTTAATGATCGTCTCTCACACGCCTATGATCATTTTACTTTCCCCGGGGCTGTGCCTCGCACGTTTCTCGGTGCTGTGCTTCTCGCGGGTATAGGGCAACCCATTATTGCTCTCGTCGGCTTCGAGCATGCACAGCTCGTGGTGCGAGGGCTGCTTGCCGCGGCGAATATCGCTGCCCTTTTGACATTCAAGAACATCTTGAAGAGAGCCTACGGACAAGGCGTTTCAACTTGGTGGGTTGTGTTTACTGCCAGCCAGTTTCACATCAACTATTACATCTCACGGACATTGCCTAACATGTATGCCTTTGGTTTaagtaagtaatatattCCAACCACCTCCCAAGGACTCCAGCTCATAAAACCCAGCAACTCTCGCCTCGGCCTTTCTGCTACCACAGGCTTCCACTGGACTCTCTTTAGTTCGTCACAAGCAAGCGATTGCCCTTCTCGTCATCGCAGCAGCAGTCTTCCGATCCGAAGTCGCCATCCTCCTGGGCACCACAGGGCTTTACCTCCTTACCACTGGCCGCATCACTCTGGGCCCATTGAttatcgtcttcttctcgtcttttcTCGCCTCTATCTGTGTTTCAGTGCCTATCGATTCGTACTTTTGGCAGGAGCCACTATGGCCTGAGCTCTGGGGCTTCTACTTCAATGCTATCCTTGGATCTTCGTCAGAATGGGGTGTCTCTCCATGGCACTATTATTTCACCTCGGCGCTGCCAAAGCTCATGCTCAACCCCCTTGTCCCGGCTCTGGTCGTCTTTGCGCTTCTCCAACCAGGTACTTCACGAGCTGCGCAAGCTTTGACGATCCCCAACTTATTCTTTGTTGCTATTTACTCTGCTCAGCCGCATAAGGAGGCCCGCTTCATCTTTTATGTCATTCCATCTCtcactgccgctgctgctcttggaGCTAACTACATTTCCTCGCGTGCGTCCAAAACCATTGTGTATCGTGCCGCTTCTGTCATTACGGCCATATTCGCTCTGGCCAGCTTTGGGGCCAGCATCGTCATGctcctcatctcatctttgaACTATCCTGGCGGCGATGCACTCCAACGGCTGCACTATATCACTCGCGATGATCCCACTCCCGTTATGAACGTTCACGCCGATGTGTTAACCTGCATGACCGGACTTACACTCTTTGGGCAGAACCCATCTGGTTATCTTCTTGCCTTTCCCATAACCCCAGAGCCAGACGCCACAGCTCCTGTGTTGCTCTTCGATAAGACGGAGCAGGAGGAAAAACTCAGCCTGCCGGGTTTTTGGGAGCGCTTCGACTACGCCCTAGCTGAAGATCCAAGCAAAGTGTTGGGCGGATGGCAGGTTGTAGGAGTGGTAACAGGCTATGACGGTATTGAGTTCCTCAAACCAGGTTCTTCACCCGCGGGCGATGAAAGTGAGGAGGGAAGGATTGGTGGCGAGAGAGTCCTCGGCCTGGGCGCTCACGTTGCGGCCGCGAGAAACTTCGTCAGGGGTTATACGGGCGGTTGGTGGGTTGGACCCCGAATGTCGCCCAAGATCAGAATCTTGAGGCGTGTCAGCTAGTTTTAGTCCCAGCATGCATGGTCACTATTCAGAACATGTGTATAAGCAATGACTTATAATACTACATCAGCTTGTTTTGAAATGCCTAACATATCGTATAAACAATGCATACGTGCATGCGCGCCATCCATACCCTATTGAAAACAGAACCAGTCATCCAGTAACCCCAGTGGGCGCAAGAAGTACGCATATTGGCGGACAAAACAGCCAATCATCAGTATGTCCTTAATTTCCCCTTAGCCCAACGCCATGCACTGCTTCTCCAGCCGAATGTCTTTTCCAATTCTCAAACACATCGTTGCACCTCCCGCCGAACCGTCCGGAATATACCCAGAGAGCAAACCTGCAGCCGGCCAAAACATGATTTCCCGCCATAAAACCCCGCGTCCTTCCATTCAATCCCcgtcaaaagcaaaaaaaatGTTATGTCCAACCTTTCAGGATCGTACTCCTCGTGTCACGTTGATgattatagcttatataagtGCTCAGGTTTGGTTCCGACGAACCAGTCGTATAGGATCACAACTCTTGCTCTGTATTGCTCCCTTCTTCGGTATCGggatcatcatcgtcgtcgtcgtcatcgtcttcctcctcttcttcttcgctgctgCTAAGGCTGTTCACCGGGTTGGGCAGCGCACCGTATTTCCTCCTGTAGCGTTTCAATTCTCTGTTCTGAGCCATGAATTGATCCAAAATAGCGGACATTGGGCCATGGAGATCCTCGAGCTCCTTAATAGTGCCGCCACCAATGGCAATGTGACGCATCGCTAATGTCGAGATACAGGTCTATAAACATTAGTAAAGGGGACGGTCGAACAAAGTTGTTCCAAACTTACCTCTATCCTGGCCACTTGATGTTCCAAAAAGTTCAACAAGAATCGATCCGTCACCTCGCCTCCACGTTGTTTGAtcctctcaagaagctctgtCTCGGGTGGCTGAAGACCCGGGGGCTCGTTTCCTTCCAATGAACTACAAAGCATCTCGAGCCGTAAGCTAATTCGCCAAAGAGTCCAGACGCTGTCCGGGTCGATACACAGTTCGGTTCCAGGCGCAAGGACAGCTGGCTTATCGCCActcccttcttccttcctctcGTGCTGCGAATGGAACTCGATGCGGCCGGCCAAAGCATGAGGGTACAAAGAGTACACAACTTCGGGATTTTCAAGAcccttcaacttcttttcgCCCATTTCCTTAACCTCAAAGCCCTGTGAAGTGAGGGATCTTAAATCCTTTCGGATCGCGCTGGCATAGGTCTCTTCGTCGCCAAAGGTATCCTCGGAACCGGAAGCATTGCCCCGATCCGTGTCTTGATAATTCTCAAGGCATCGCTGTATCTCCGAGATGAAATCAGTGGAAACAGTGATCTGGCCGCCATCTGCCACGGCAGAGATTCGAGCCGCCTTGTTTACCATGGGTCCGAAGTAATCCATACGGCGAGTGACTGGATCCGTCTCGCTCACACAGTCACCAAAGTGTATACCCATACGTACTGACAGTCCTTTGAAAATAAGACTGTTGTCCTTATCGAATATCGGCTGGCATGAGACCGAGTTCAAGACTTCTGATGGCCAAttcacatcaagaagctgcaTCTGCACCGCGAACGTCCACAAAAGCGCTGACGTAGCTGTTGGGAAAGATACCATGAATGCGTCACCTTCAGTCTTGACTTCGTAACCACCAATTCGTCTCAGCTGCCGACGCATGACCTCGTTGTGGAGTTTGATAGCTGATCTCATGGCACTAGGGTACATTTCCCAGAGTGTTGTTGAGTTCTTGATATCGGTGAACACGATGAATACATTGCCCGTGGGCGCTGGAATCTCGGCTTCAAGGCGGTTGAGTGAGGAGTCGAGAACATCGCCCTTGGTCCTTCGGCCTCTTCTGATGTTGAGGACCTGAGCATCGTCGGGTATACCAGAGGGATAAAGCGACATACTAGCGCCGCGATGAAGCCTTGATCGCTCGACTCGTCGCTTCAGATCCGCTACGCTGATCATCATGACCATAATTTTGCCCGAGGCGCCGTATGCAATAGCCAGATCACGAAGCTTCTGGGCGGCCCGCATGAGATCTTGCCGCTCGGCCCTCGCCACATCAGTTACCAGGCCGGGCGACAAGTACTCCCAGAGTTCTCCGGTAGCAATCAAGATGATATCGTCCTGTTCTCGAATAGTCATGTTACTGACATAGGGGGCCGCTTGAACAGCTGGCATCAGGTCGACATATCCAAAAGCACGCGAGACTTGAAGCAAATCGTTGAGTCGTCCGTTACGCGAAACCCATCCACCAGCTTCGCGAATGCGCGATCGTTCGTTCGGCTCAGCAGGATCATGCTTGCGAGTCAGCATCTTATGTGTGCCATCGGTCTGAATTACCATCGCCTGCGCATCGCCGACATTTGCGACATAAAGTTCCGTGCTTTGGAGGTAAACGACGGTTGCCACGCCGCCCGAGTTGAGGTCCTCTTTTGTGAGTATGATTGGCTGACCAGAGTTCCTATGCGTCTGGAGTGGCCGCTCCTCAGATTGTTGAATGGCAATAGTAACCAAGTCTTTGTTGAGCGCTAAAAAGGCTCGTCGCAGGGCATCAACCGGAGTCTCGTTCAGGCGTGTTTTCAATGCTTTGAGTTCAAGAGCAAATATATGACCAAAGTTCTCGTGGAGATACTTGGCAATCTTAGATCCGCCACTAGACAGAGCCTGCCCATCAAACAGGCCTAGAAGCATCTCGGTTTCTGATGCATTGAATCTTGGCACCACCAGGTCAACGGTTGACAGATGCTCGTGCTTACCAAGAGTGTCAGCCATTCCGTAAGGCAGGTGGCCGGCGAGAGAGCCAGACGTACGGACACGTCTGTCTTCACTCTGATCCGGGATACTTGGTTGTGTAAGAGTCACATCCATCAAACCCAAGATACGCAGATTAAGCAGACGACTGAAGTCTGTATATTCCTCACGGTTTACAGCACCAGGGCCAAGTGGGCCAGTAGCCGTTTGTTTAATTTCCAAACGCTTGTTGCCAGACAAATTGAGATATCTTAAGTTCGGGTTGAGGTTCCAATTCCAATCGTAAGGCACGTTTGAAATGTTGTACTTCAAGTAATTACTGCCACAGTCGAGGACAGCGAGGTTCTTGGCCCGTGAGATATCAGCCGGCAAGTTGGTAAACCTGTTGCCGTTGATATAGAGTGCCTGTAGTAAGCTGGACTCCTCGAGGTCATCGGCAGGCAACGTTGTGAGTGCGTTGCCAGACAGATAGAGCTCAACGAGTTGCGGCCAGCTCTTGATTGATCGTTGGGGCATATCGCTAATTTCGTCGTTGTAAGACAGGTTCAGTACCCGGAGCTCGGTGAGTAGTGTAATCTggtcaaagacatcatcatcaagtcGGTTATCGGCAAGATGAAGGTTTCTCAGAGATCCAGCAAACGTGTTATTGAGCCTCGATGACAATCCAGAATCCTTCCTTGGGTTGACAGACTGTGACGGGGCCGATGGAGTTGCAGATCTAGAAACAACGGACGTCTTACGACCGCCTTTGCCATAGACAGACACAACAGAGCTCTTGCGATCACCAGCATTGAGTGGGGACGGTCCGACACTGAGCAGGGTGCTCGAGTTTTGACTCGGTCTCCTATCATCAGACAATTCTTCGGAGCTTGCAGTGGCAGACAGCGTTCCTAGGGGGGCTGCCCTCCCATTAACGGGAGGAGGTGCAGGTTGTGATTCCTCTCCTGGTATCCTAGGTGCTCTTGAAGCAGGCTTGGGGAAATGTTCCAGAACGTTAGAAGAGGCATTGAAGGTCTCGAGTCGATTTGCCCACCACAGTTCCATCGGCAGCTTAGAAATATTGTTTCCTCGGACGTTGAGCACTCTCAGCTCAGTGAGACAACCAATCTGGGATGGCAGCTCTCCCACGGAATTGTTGGCAATGCTAAAGTGCTCGAGCTTGCTCAAAGTACCGATTTCCTGTGGCAAGGAGACGAAGTAGTTTTTGTCCAGTATCAGGCGCTCGAGGTTCACCATGTTTGCGAATGACGAGTCAATGCTAGCCAACTGGGCGTTCGAGAGATTCAAGGTCTTCAGAGTAGGTACAGGAGCCACAATTTCGAATTTGTTAAGGGGATTGGAGTTCAGCTTTAGCTTTCGAAGGGATTCAAACTGCCCAACGAAAGCAGAGACGCAGTTGTGATCCGCAGAAAGAATTTCGAGTTTGGGCAGCTccgagatgatgtcgatgctGGAGATGCCATTGTACTTGATGTCGAGTTCGCGAAGACTGACAAGTTGTCCAAACGTGGCAGGTACAGCGTGTGTTAGTCTGTTGTTAGTTATCAACAACTTTTCCAGGTTCCTTAAGGAGCCAATCTCTTGGGGAATCGTTGCAATAGCGTTGAAACTCAGATCGAGATCGACCAAGCTCGGTAAGCCGCAGAGAAATGTCGGGAACTTGTCAATAAAGTTGGAGGAGATATTGAGAGTGCGGAGCGACTGGTATGCTCCAAAGTAGGAGGGCAGGTGCTTCAGTCGGTTGTTGGCCaagttcatcttgatcatACCCGTAAGGGCATTGAGCTCGGCATGCTCCAACTGCTCAATTCGATTGTTGGCAACGTCCAAGTACGTCAATTTGTTTGCTCGGCTCAAGCTGGGTGGCAGCTTCCTGGCTTCGTTGTTGTTAAATTTTATATCTCGCAGATGTTTACAAGACTGTACAAAGTCTCGGGGAACGTCAAGTGAGAGGTTCCGCGAAAGGTTAAGGGAAATGATCTCCATAGCCTTTGAGTACAGGGATATAGGTATTGTGACGAGGTTGCGACCAGAGAGGTCAACATAGTTGAGCTTCTGAGCCCGAGCCAGTCCCATGTCGGTGGTCTTGGCGTGAAAGTCGCTTTCTCTTGCGGACAGGAACATGAATCGGCAGAGGTAACTGTTGTCTTCGCGTCCGAGATCTTCTATCCTGTCCTTTTCTTCGTAGCCGACTTGCTGTAATAGCCGCTTCTGCATGAGCAGAGGTCGCTCAGGCGGTGTCAGGACCCTGATAAGATCATGCTTCTTCATAATGATATGGTAGTTTTCCAAACCATCCATGACATAAGTCTTCTTAATCACTTGCGAGATGACATCCGTGACACTCGAATCCAAAGACATCGAGTGCGTGGAGAATGTCCCATCTGAACGAAAAATTCGAATACAATATGGCGATGCTTTCTCCTCTGGACGGGGTGGGCTGCCAATCTCGTCGAGCTCCGGGCCACCATTGTAAGAGTTGTCTTCCGTGTTACGACGCACTGCCCAACTGTCCGGGGCATCCCAGCGGCCCTTGGGTGCTGTCGAGATAATGGAGTCGTGACGCTCAGGCTCAACAGGATTGACAAAGGTAGTGTCCATAGGCGTGAGTGGAGGAGGTTTGGTCAGAATACCCTCCATGTCATTCAAATTAGTGTCGAGGTGATACATATTGTTAGGATCGTTACGATCAGTCGGACCAATTGCTTCTTCAGGATAGTCTTGAGGTCGATGGGTTCGTGTCTTCTTTGCAAAAGGAaatttgttgttgaaggtcGCTCCCCGTTGCGCCGTTGCTGGTCGCAAATCAGTACCGTCGGTGAATTCGCCAGGCCCAATAGAGCCCGCGTATGCTAATGTTGTCGACGATACGTCGCTAGGTCGATGAAGGTCGGTCTTGGAGGACTTTGTTTGCAGAGACCTTGTAGATTGGGGCAGGTCGCGAAGTCTGGCAACAGCATCGTCCTTTTCCTTGTGATGTCCTCGGAGTCGTCGCAAAAATCCGCGCTTGCCATGATTATGGTGGCTGGGTGAGGTTTGGCCGTCGACTTGTGTAGATTTTGAGCTGCTCCAGGTCATTCCTGCACTTCTGGTGCTTGGTGTCGGGCTCTGTCCTCGGGATCTCGTTGGATACATTGCGTTGCTGCCTGCCCCGCGATCGCGCGGCATTTGTGTGCCAATTGCTGTGTCGTCCCTGCTCATCGTGGGTCTGAGCGTGCGAGGGTCGTCGTTGCTCTTGTTGTGTCGGTGGTGACCCGGTAAATGGGCGATGGAATGGCCGGACctcgaggatgatgatgtctttggggGTACCTGTGAGGAGCCGTCACCAGCATATCGCTCTCGATCGGGCCCGGTCATTATGTCCCGTACGGGAGCCTCGCCATAGCGCGCAATGTCCTACAGGGGGGTTCGAGTCAGCAAACCCAGTCACATTGGCAAAACAATAAATCGAATAAGACGGCAGCTGAGCGCTGAGCCGGGGCAGTAAGAGCAACCCAAGGGAGAA from Fusarium pseudograminearum CS3096 chromosome 1, whole genome shotgun sequence encodes the following:
- the MAC1 gene encoding MAC1, with product MTRNEHVNRISSVMGSGNNIDTYSAVTVKSQLESELGLEPPQLQYRYQYQPQSRSQSQSASSSTASTTPAPASAASTISTPTPIPAHHSPTPNPAPNTIPKPDPNADTDALTPTPSSSATTPSSNTSYVFSSTPRRRPSHPTNYPTRLSADGTASLSNQWSSFKDEPQLSPTAIATASSTTYAPRAGANAQSKDRRMSDLANYRRDLAVLETSRVPQIQQIPPTGGASPQIAPWANQPGSPSNTSTMPTTFFNESTDNLSLASQLSPGHQISNRQQQQHQQQHHPSQHDTPDASYFDGRRPSAASILTASSQGSKTSIRGGFRKLQGFFGEEFPGRDSSDGSLPTSLAGKDQRGRSYSHSRPTHRDRNYSNATDYTRDASPSSSRPRTPVPAPEVVPFLYQDNSDIARYGEAPVRDIMTGPDRERYAGDGSSQVPPKTSSSSRSGHSIAHLPGHHRHNKSNDDPRTLRPTMSRDDTAIGTQMPRDRGAGSNAMYPTRSRGQSPTPSTRSAGMTWSSSKSTQVDGQTSPSHHNHGKRGFLRRLRGHHKEKDDAVARLRDLPQSTRSLQTKSSKTDLHRPSDVSSTTLAYAGSIGPGEFTDGTDLRPATAQRGATFNNKFPFAKKTRTHRPQDYPEEAIGPTDRNDPNNMYHLDTNLNDMEGILTKPPPLTPMDTTFVNPVEPERHDSIISTAPKGRWDAPDSWAVRRNTEDNSYNGGPELDEIGSPPRPEEKASPYCIRIFRSDGTFSTHSMSLDSSVTDVISQVIKKTYVMDGLENYHIIMKKHDLIRVLTPPERPLLMQKRLLQQVGYEEKDRIEDLGREDNSYLCRFMFLSARESDFHAKTTDMGLARAQKLNYVDLSGRNLVTIPISLYSKAMEIISLNLSRNLSLDVPRDFVQSCKHLRDIKFNNNEARKLPPSLSRANKLTYLDVANNRIEQLEHAELNALTGMIKMNLANNRLKHLPSYFGAYQSLRTLNISSNFIDKFPTFLCGLPSLVDLDLSFNAIATIPQEIGSLRNLEKLLITNNRLTHAVPATFGQLVSLRELDIKYNGISSIDIISELPKLEILSADHNCVSAFVGQFESLRKLKLNSNPLNKFEIVAPVPTLKTLNLSNAQLASIDSSFANMVNLERLILDKNYFVSLPQEIGTLSKLEHFSIANNSVGELPSQIGCLTELRVLNVRGNNISKLPMELWWANRLETFNASSNVLEHFPKPASRAPRIPGEESQPAPPPVNGRAAPLGTLSATASSEELSDDRRPSQNSSTLLSVGPSPLNAGDRKSSVVSVYGKGGRKTSVVSRSATPSAPSQSVNPRKDSGLSSRLNNTFAGSLRNLHLADNRLDDDVFDQITLLTELRVLNLSYNDEISDMPQRSIKSWPQLVELYLSGNALTTLPADDLEESSLLQALYINGNRFTNLPADISRAKNLAVLDCGSNYLKYNISNVPYDWNWNLNPNLRYLNLSGNKRLEIKQTATGPLGPGAVNREEYTDFSRLLNLRILGLMDVTLTQPSIPDQSEDRRVRTSGSLAGHLPYGMADTLGKHEHLSTVDLVVPRFNASETEMLLGLFDGQALSSGGSKIAKYLHENFGHIFALELKALKTRLNETPVDALRRAFLALNKDLVTIAIQQSEERPLQTHRNSGQPIILTKEDLNSGGVATVVYLQSTELYVANVGDAQAMVIQTDGTHKMLTRKHDPAEPNERSRIREAGGWVSRNGRLNDLLQVSRAFGYVDLMPAVQAAPYVSNMTIREQDDIILIATGELWEYLSPGLVTDVARAERQDLMRAAQKLRDLAIAYGASGKIMVMMISVADLKRRVERSRLHRGASMSLYPSGIPDDAQVLNIRRGRRTKGDVLDSSLNRLEAEIPAPTGNVFIVFTDIKNSTTLWEMYPSAMRSAIKLHNEVMRRQLRRIGGYEVKTEGDAFMVSFPTATSALLWTFAVQMQLLDVNWPSEVLNSVSCQPIFDKDNSLIFKGLSVRMGIHFGDCVSETDPVTRRMDYFGPMVNKAARISAVADGGQITVSTDFISEIQRCLENYQDTDRGNASGSEDTFGDEETYASAIRKDLRSLTSQGFEVKEMGEKKLKGLENPEVVYSLYPHALAGRIEFHSQHERKEEGSGDKPAVLAPGTELCIDPDSVWTLWRISLRLEMLCSSLEGNEPPGLQPPETELLERIKQRGGEVTDRFLLNFLEHQVARIETCISTLAMRHIAIGGGTIKELEDLHGPMSAILDQFMAQNRELKRYRRKYGALPNPVNSLSSSEEEEEEDDDDDDDDDPDTEEGSNTEQEL